cttcgctgtgtcgcttcgaagctcctacgacttctcgaggccatggagtggtccaaccggagaacagctagcgacaaggccctgtgcgaccgctcgaaaccgaggtgaaaggcatcgaaaaggtctgcagacttcacataattatctctgcttgctcgcgctctccagcttaagttccgtcttacaaagacgaactcgtgcgaaaagccataataaacaaaatgggacaaataaacccgctgcgcctgaacaagcttgagtttccggtgctaagagaaaggggccaggaggactccagcagtttccatctgtctgtattcgactttatcgaaacagttttgttacgcaaagcgccaaaatcgattttagacttgatttcatcagttcgatttccttaaaagcatgctactaactcgatgccctatactaactcgatatagggtgtctcttcggataaagcgaattagaccatcacgctcctagatatcacgtgggacacgcggcacaacacaccgattgaaagttttctttttcgcgacatacaggcctgccttgctgcagagtttctcgcagaaatgagactcaatgccttctgttcagtctcaaattcgcaaactttagttcatggaggaaggtgaagccttcgcagtccccagcaacacggagctgccgaaagcctcgcaccaccttcttcctcatcttatgcaagcagtccgttacaatctccaatattggtagacaatgtacgaggtaaggccctttcagcgaagagtaaccgttaacgggccgcatctgcagcgctgacgacagaagtgtaaacatacaaccgcaccggtacagtatacataaaacgacggccacactacatcccttccgttactacggctgtcgcaaaaactgctgatgccagcagatcgtctacaggtcgcgctggttgcttgctacttgccaggtcggtacaacccccgagggcgacggtttatcaagaagtcactgcgcgcccgagtggcagctgcgcccagcagccgccgagactgtcttcacctgacaggcgccttgttggccggcctccgctttcgagagcactgtgccacggtatttcttatcagactcattgaactgctaccacgacctttgacagctgcctgtgagacttggcatggatgtctccacctcccagcctagtctgtgtactgcgacggcgtgataaggagtcttaaagcagctgtggtaagcttgcaatttactagcggtcctagtgaacacaacgtcagaccgccctcccttacgagtcaacgaccttaagaatgaggcgtagctcctgtcagataggacgctccaacaccgagctggcgggatcaggagtgacgtccgctactggcgtgactggcgcatgcatataacatgccaaggtttaacgctacgtagcgaacgaaacgcaactgtcactgtctcactaatatagaagaaccggatattcccgattgcggtactgtgtttgtatagaaaacagtaacgggagcccctagatcgtccccttgtctaggctgcatgtacggccacaatgtagaaacggtctttatggtgcatcaaaaataagatcaactgccaggtacctctatccagtgaagtagcgagctatctcagacgtctatttctattatccatgttagctttcagaacgatactcgttcataagcctctcacaagtgctgtgtatgaaccactatcggacactatgccttcttccaacgccattaatagcgagaccagcgcctcccaaagcaccagcttgggacgcgagacatctacttgccctaatttaaatagccctacaacgttaggtacgttagaagaagtacgatagaatagctgccgcacttttgctgttagcatcaggccgcagggtcaatgaccttactctactacactgtaggccgggcaattacatagataactttaacgctattattttgtgtccgaaattcggctctaaaccagataacgtgtcttaccgacgggactcttagaagctccggaataaagtatagacccagtataagtaggtagtctgggtacgtcaccttgcgagaattacacaaaatgttaggggacacttcgcttatttctttcagccacagtctcatccaagccggcctcgcctacgattgcttttgatccacgatgtacttaataactaaattggctggaaagcgatattttcgcttatgttaattgggaacatgactcgccgagattctgcggatcggatgcgatttcgaatgagaattctcttaaaccagtttaacgtcagattcgacctgagattacaatttcaattctcaatttcctgtaattcacattataacgagtcactgtgatttcatgggttgcaatatggtgtatacatatttattctttctctgagttctatgacagtaggtgtagccctatcgcttgcgcgcccgctaactcgccaccaggagataataaacaggtctcaatgaagatatccgatgtggagtacggaacacataatataaaaattttaccttccaataaaattattattatgtttcctatccacatcggatatctgagtaatgccttcctggcaggctactaggctacttttatgccgacggtacttctcctcaacaatgacatggcggtggcgagtagcgggaagcgagcaacggttcgcaggaagtggaagcggaactacgtcacggcgtggggcggagcgactacatagacgctagcggcatcattggtcaacgatcgcgttactctctcaatgaagatatccgatgtggataggaaacataataataattttattggaaggtaaaatttttataatatataaatacttaaatacatagaaaacaaccatgactcagaacaaatatctgtatcatcatacaaataaatgcccttaccaggattcgaacccgggaccatcggcttcataggcagggtcactacccactaggccagaccggtcgtcaataaatgcccttaccaggattcgaacccgaaaCCATATTGTGATAGATATGTAAAGCGGATTGAGCTCTACGATCAAAAGTGATCGAAagagaagtgaaaaaaaaaatgagatgGTTTGATGCTTATTTTTCATCTATAAGTAATCAACTGTCATGCTCAGTGATAAGAGTCAATTATGAGTGTGACTTGCAAAAAACGTAGCAGTACTAACCGGGTCATATTTAGACCCGTGATTCTGACACATGTTACTTGATATAATAGTAGGTTACACGGGTCATTTGGGTAACAATACTAAATTCAAGGACCAGTTGCTTAATTGAcaattgttgtttgtttgtttgtttgtttgtttgaatcGGCCATTGTTTacgtatttgttttttttttgcaattccaCTTGAAGACCATTCGATCAGTTGTTTTATTTAGCGTAACTTGTCCGCGCCCGCccccttttttattaagtttttttttaatttattttataagtattgtGTGTGTTATGTACGTGTACTTTTGCTGTTATTAGTCTTGGTTTCCAGACCAATTTTTGTTTAACTCCACTTTGGTGGCATACGGGTCATCTCTTGATAAACGGTTACTAAACTTCGTAGTTACCTTTACTCTCCTTTCCGCAGGTCGCCTCAATGTATTGGCGAACGTATGCCGCAAACCTCTGCATCAGCTGTTCACCCAGTTCGCTGGTCTCGAAGCCGAAGATGATGTAAGTAATCATTTCGCTGACTGATtataatattgatatattttagggttccgtatcacaAAAGGAAAACAAAAACCTAATAAGATCACTTGTGTATCTGCCTGTTAATTGTATATTGGCAACTCATGTCGATTTGAAACACTTCCTTCggccgtgttttaatttatcgcaaCTCGTTgtgaatttcctactttttcgcacccgtatcgtaatgtactaataacatatagttggtcaagcagatcctgtcagtagaaaaagacggcaaatttgaaaaatgtaggcgcgaagggatatcgtctcatagaaaatttgaatatcgcgcATTTTTCTAcggactagatttgcttgaccatctataatgcTCATATTTTTTCTTCTCATAGGGCTCCGGTGACGTCAAATACCACTTGGGAACGTACATCGAGCGCCTGAACCGCGTCACGAACAAGAACATCCGCCTCGCCGTCTGCGCCAACCCCTCCCATCTCGAGGCCGTCGACCCCGTCGTGCAGGGCAAGACTCGCGCTGAGCAGTTCTACCGTGGCGATAACGAGGGCAAGAAGGTAAATTATATCTTATCTCCAAAGTAATATGGTTCAGTTTAGGAACTCACTTGGGCGCGTTTTGCAGACTAAAAGGTATGTGATTGAAATCATAGGTTTCGCAGGTGATAAACGTTGTACTCCCGCTTTTCCGTATATTTACGCTTTAATTGAGTGATTTACGCTGACCCGTCCCATCTCGAGGCCGTCGTACAGGGCAAGACTCGTGCTGAGCAGTTCTACCATGGCGATAACCAGGCCATGAAGGTAGAAATAACATCTTTATTTCTTTTGCAATACGGTTGAGATTAGAAATGATCTTTCGGAACTGCCAACCCGTTCCATCTCGAGGCCGTCGACCCCGTCGAGCAGGGCAAGATTCGCGCTGAGCAGTTCTACCGTGGCGATAACCAATAACCAGGGCATGAAGGTAGAAATAACATCTTTATTTCTTTCGCAGTACGGGTGAGTTTAGGAATGATCTTTGGAACTGCCAGCCCGTTCCATCTCGAGGCCGTCGATCCCGTCGTGCAGGGCAAGATTCGCACTGAGCAGTTCTACCATGGCGATAACCAGACCATGAAGGTAGATATAACATCTTTATGTCTTTTGTAATATGGTCGAGTTTAGGAATGATCTTTGGAACTGCCAGCCCGTTCCATCTCGAGGCCGTCGACCCTGTCGTGTAGGGCAAGACTCGCGCTGAGCAGTTCTACCGTGGCGATAACGAGGGCAAGAAGGTAAATCTTATCTTCATAGCAATATGATTCACATGATCTTCCTTCCCCCTTCTCAAGATATTAGATGTTAAATCATTGAGACCAAGtgatgttataattataagatAGGTTTACTTGGTGATTAGCAGATACTGCGAGGAAAAGTAGCAATAACcacttaggggctgtccataaattacgtcatcgatttttgtcgatttttgaccccccccccccctcctaaaatcatccaaaaatcatgatTAGAATGACctcgtttcctcctacgtcatgttaccatcatccgatgtccagatccccccccccccaatttgaaatgaagtaatttatgaatagccccttataaTTCCATTGACTTCTTGCTTTTAATAACTTGTCTAGACATCTTCAAATCTAATCATAAGTGGACTCAAGATTTGTCTGTGATTAAACCCTCTCAGgataaatgatataatttactgataataattattaactatAACACAGATAAAGGAGCATTCCTTAAAAAAATGCcacttttatatattttgtaatttttaataaattttgtgTTAtctctactcagaatcacgagctctttcgaacCTAATCGGATTAAAATAATGTTCCAGAGTTTTTTCCCTATTGTGctaccatttccccatatactttCTTACTTTTGGCACTTTTCTTCTCCTATTAGAATGAAGATGGCTCGCGATCccgactagaaataacacaaataaGGTGAATTTTTCGTTCGAATCCAGtgcttaaaaaaaacattcttcaaTGTATTTGTTTTTCTACAGGTGATGTCCATCCTACTCCACGGCGACGCAGCCTTCGCCGGACAGGGTGTGGTGTTTGAAACCATGCACTTGTCGGACCTGCCTGCCTACACCACGCACGGCACCGTCCACATAGTGGCCAACAACCAGATCGGCTTCACCACCGACCCTCGCCACTCGCGCTCCTCCGCTTACTGCACAGGTATGTCCATCCTATGGCACAACAGGCAGGGCGTGGTGTTCGAGACCATGCACTTGTCGGACCTGCCCGCCTACACCACTCACGGCACCGTCCACATAGTGGCCAACAACCAGATCGGCTTCACCACCGACCCTCGCCACTCGCGCTCCTCCGCCTACTGCACAGGTATGTCCATCCTATGGCACAGCAGGCAGGGCGTGGTGTTCGAGACCATGCACTTGTCGGACCTGCCCGCCTACACCACGCACGGCACCGTCCACATAGTGGCCAACAACCAGATCGGCTTCACCACCGACCCTCGTCACTCGCGCTCCTCCGCCTACTGCACAGGTATGTCCATCCTATGGTACAGCGGGCAGGGCGTGGTGTTCGAGACCATGCACTTGTCGGACCTGCCCACCTACACCACGCACGGCACCATCCACATAGTGGCCAACAACCAGATCGGCTTCACCACCGACCCTCGCCACTCGCGCTCCTCCGCCTACTGCACAGGTATGTCCATCCTATGGTACAGCAGGCAGGGCGTGGTGTTCGAGACCATGCACTTGTCGGACCTGCCCGCCTACACCACGCACGGCACCATTCACATCGTTGCCAACATCCAGATCGGCTTCACCACCGACCCTCGCCACTCGCGCTCCTCCGCCTACTGCACAGGTATGTCCATCCTATGGTACAGCGGGCAGGGCGCGGTATTTGAAACTATTTATTGAATTTCATAGAGTGCTTATTTTGTAATCATTTCGCTTATGTATGGTCTTGGTACGTAGAAAATTGTAAGTCTTTCCTCTATAAGACAAATTTTcctagaaataaattaatgacCTGGGGTGTCTGAAATTTTTCATATATTGGCAAAAATGCTCAGATGGTCGGTTGTGAAAAAGGAACTTATCGTCTGACCGGTGGTTCGCATTGGCTGTAAAATCTACTACACACTACCAAGCAGTGCAGTCTCGTACTTAATTCGTATAGCTTCTCACTGCACCCACCTTAACATTTTTCTTTTTGGccgcatggttgactggtagagaatgccatgaggcattaagtccgccatttgtacctatGTTGATCtgcaataaagttcaaaattaagaaataaaataaacgaataactATAATCTTGACtttctaattattttatttcctatcgTTTTGACTGCGTgactaaatataaaatgttttcAGACGTGGCCCGCGTAGTGAACGCCCCGATCTTCCACGTGAACGGCGACAACCCTGAAGCGGTCATGCACGTGTGTAACGTGGCCGCCGAGTGGCGCGCCACCTTCCACAAGGACGTGGTCATCGACATCGTCAGCTACCGCCGCAACGGCCACAACGAGGTCGACGAGCCCATGTTCACGCAGCCACTCATGTACCAGAAGATCAGGAACACTAAGCCTGGTAAGAAAACAACCCCTGTTACCATTCCACTATCGCAGTGAACGCCCCGATCTTCCACGTGAACGGCGACAACCCTGAAGCCGTCATGCACGTGTGTAACGTGACCGCCGAGTGGCGCGCCACCTTCCACAAGGACGTGGTCATCGACATCGTCAGCTACCGCCGCAACGGCCACAACGAGGTCGACGAGCCCATGTTCACGCAGCCACTCATGTACCAGAAGATTAGGAACACTAAGCCTGGTAAGAAAACAACCCCTGTTACCATTCCACTATCATTATTAACTCGCGCCGAGTAGTACTTACTACAactcgttttttagcattaggaaaGACTACACggtcttgacgtgtctttttattgaaaaacgctaatAAAATAGTAACTATTATGAAACCTAAAGAATGTAAATGAAAATATATGctatataattgttacatatttgctgtgactctTGTAGTTTCTTTCTGATGCTAAAATAACGAAGTCATTTCAAGCATATatgacaaaataataaaaaaagtgcTACAGAAGCACTTCCAAGTCCACGGGGAGGTTCCATATTTCCGTACCTCTGTATCCCAGTATGGAAGTGCTTCGCAGCCCAAACGGTATTCGACTGAAATCATACATTTTATTCATGAAACAATTGAACCATGAGATATTACAGATAGTTTAAGTGTATGTTGATTGTTTTTCTATTCTCAGTGCTGGACAAGTACGCCGCCCAGCTGATCGCCGAAGGCGTCGTGACCGCCGAAGAGGTGAAGGACGTCCGCGACAAATACGAGAAGATCTGCGAGGACGCGTACAACCAGGCCAAGCAGGAGACCCACATCAAGTACAAGGACTGGCTCGACTCGCCCTGGTCCGGCTTCTTCGAGGGCAAGGACCCCCTTAAAGTAAATATCATCGTCCTTTTATTCGTtctcttctttttttttagacCAAAGTCGTATTTGAACGAAATTGTAAAAtagttagaatagaataggCGTTGATTTCGCACGACACGTAGTTTAATTTTATGTGCCCACTATTTTCTTCAAGACAATAACAATTCAATATCGTTTACTAACTAATAATATTCTCCGCAGATGTCCCCGACCGGCGTTGTAGAGGAGACCCTCGTCCACATCGGCAAGCGTTTCTCTGCGCCTCCCCCGAATGCGGCCGAGTTCGAGATCCACAAGGGTCTGCTCCGTATCCTCAAGTCTCGTATGGAGATGGTCGAGAACCGAACCGTCGACTGGGCTCTGGCTGAGGCCATGGCTTTCGGTTCCCTCTTGAAGGAGGGTATCCACGTCAGGCTGTCCGGAGAGGATGTAGAGCGTGGCACGTTCTCGCATAGGTGAGTTCGGATTCGGACCAATCGATTAAGCCGGTTTAAGGgaggtggtattccatctgtccaatttctttgtccaatgtgtatttcgtctcacattttgcttaatgagagagtgagacgcactgacattggacaggtagaataccaccctaacCATATGACTAGGGTTTTTCGCGGAAATTTTAAAATGGTGTGCGGGGAAGTCTTACCGTTCTGTTACCGTACAGGATAAGAATAAaaggtttcatcatcatcatcatcatcatctcagccgaaAGACGTACACTGCTGGAGGCTTCCCCCAACGATCTTCACAACGAACGGTCAATGGCTGCCCTCAACCAACGGTTTCCCGCGACCTTAACCTAATCATCGGTCTATCTAGCTAGTCTGGGGCCTTCCCAAATATTTCGGTacatggtcgccactcgagaatcTTTCTGCCTCATCGGCCATCGGTTCTGCGAGCAATGCGGCCCCGTCCATAGTTTACCGCATTATATTTGAACCGTGTGATTTGTTCGCAGGCACCACGTGCTCCACCACCAGAAGGTGGACAAGGCGACGTACTGCCCGCTGGCGCACCTCTACCCCGACCAGGCGCCCTACACCGTGTGTAACAGCTCCCTATCTGAATACGGTCAGTTGtattaattttagaaaattatgaTATAGTCTTTTTATTCCTCATAGGAATATCCTCTCAGAAGAAATTTCAATTGGTCACGGTCCTGTGCGGCGACTATATGCATCTCTAGGTGATTCGAGGGCGAGCCGTCTTCCTTTTTCCAAGAATTTACCGCGTCAGCCCCTGTTAGGAATGTGTCTTTTTTTGGGTGAAAAATAAACTTCGATTCATCGCGATCTTAATATCTTTTGTTATTATATACTACCTATGATCCCCAATTTATCAAAGAACCTGCGGAACCAATTttagaattatttttctttttgaaagTACTACTAGTGTACTCCGTAATCTGGTCAGGATTTGATGATAGAATCTTGAAGAAACCAAATATTTTACGTATATACATGTAATTAGAATTCGTGACTGCACAGGCTGACAAGCACTCTTTGCTGATTCGTGGAACTGCTGacgaaaatcaaaaaataactGTAGTAATGTACGAGGCATTTGCTCTTAGAAAGCCCCATTGCTGAAATGGAAAGTCATTACTATAAAACGACCCTGTTAGAGCGTTTTGTGAAGTTTTCTTTAGTGAAAGTCATTTCTTTCTTGCAGGTGTGCTCGGCTTCGAAGTAGGCTACTCCGTGACCAACCCCAACGCCCTGGTCCTATGGGAGGCGCAGTTCGGCGACTTCAACAACGTGGCCCAGTGCATCATCGACCAGTTCATCTCGTCCGGACAGGCCAAGTGGGTCCGCCAGTCTGGCATCGTGCTGTTGCAACCGCACGGCATGGAGGGCATGGTGAGTGACAGagacaacaaaaaaaaagtgaaagtgAAGTGGAAAAAGAAGTGAGAGAGAGTgtgttgtgtgcaataaagtgattactactactactacaacagCCACGGAGCCGGTCATCTCAGGACAGTCCCGATGTGTCGTAGGTTTGTATTCCACATGTCcgatttcttggtccaatgtgcattgcgtctcactctctccctaagcaaaatgtgagacgcaaatacaatttggacaaagatattggacagatggaatagggGGTATTCCATAGGTTTGATTTGACACAGAAGTCCGTTAAGGCTCACCAGGCGGCGTAgaacggtcgcgtttttatcccttgtcaccatgcctgtcacgttctaacaagtatgtaagtgcgaaagggacgcgcatagtgattgtcgataaaaatggaaccgtgctgcgcccgcgcATTGTTACACCTTATCACAAGAACCGTGGATTTATCACAAGATTTGATACGATTCTCGCCTAGTTAAACGagttgtcaaagtaaattttgtagtcacagtaaatttactaccATCTTTCgtcacacgattaaaacttttttagaacGCAATTTCACTTTGATCCTTGTTcgttcactgatatgtgttaaatttgttaaatatcaaaagtgTCGCCATACACACGAGCATAGGCCAAaagtatggcgccatcgctcgaaaaggtcgtgtgtcgaaagatggcagcaaatatacagtgactacaaaattttcTTTGACTATCTGCCTCTATTCTAAATTGTCTTTCCTAAAAGAACTTTCTAAGAAGCACAAGAATTTTCATAGGGCATAAACATGTATAGCATAACTcgtttaaaaatgtaaaaagtcgACGTAAAAGTGGTTTTGCGCAGGGCCCCGAGCACTCGTCGGCGCGCCTGGAGCGCTTCCTGCAGATGAGCTCCGACGACCCCGACTACATGCCGCCCGAGAGCAACGACTACGAAGGTAAgttaaaacgtaaaaaaaaagaaaaaaatactcacAGACGCTCGCAAAAATGGAAATTTGAAACCGCGGGCATTTTTTCTTGCGGATTTGTAGtacttaaattgaaaaaaataaggTATGGACGTTTAGGAACCTTCTTTACCATCAGGAATACAACACCACAAGACGTCCCAACAATGTATGGACGTGTTTATTTTGCCGTTGATGATACacagttaaatgaaaatgcccgtATACTGGCATAGATTAAATAATAGTGCTATTATGGCTGTGGCCTTTTCCCAGTTGCTCCAGATTAACTTTTCTTGTCCTACCTCTCGTGTGCTCTTGGATGTAGCTTGAAGTCATACCATTATCCTATTGCAGCGACACCACCTATTTTTTTATGACAAAagtatttatttcttaaaaatCGACTTTATTTTACTGATCTCATGATAAACAAACTTAACTTTGTTTACAGTTCGCCAACTCCACGACTGCAACTGGATCGTAGCCAACTGCTCGACCCCAGCCTCCCTGTTCCACATCTTGCGGCGTCAGATCGCGCTGCCGTTCCGCAAGCCCCTCATCATCATGACGCCCAAGTCCCTGCTCCGCCACCCCGAGTGCAAGAGCTCCTTCGATGACATGAAGGAGGGCACCAGCTTCAGGAGGTATTTGCTCATACAGCTATTGATTAGACGTGTGTCAGTCACGAGTGAGTGATTTAAATGAACTATATCTTTTGATTGAACTCACTCTTCAACTCACTAATGATTTAACTCACTTAGTGAGTCAGTCTCTCAGTGTTCCTTGCTCGCTCTTTCCCACTCACTATTCAAATTAGCCGCCTGAGCGTGACGAGCGAGTGAGCGAATGAGACGATGCGAATAGGATTCGGAGCGGTTCAGAAGCTCGGAAATTCGGAGGGTGTCGGGAAAACCTGGCGGGATCGTATCGCGTGATTCACCATCTTGGTCGCACAATGGCTGTGTGTATCTGATTGATTGACATCTCTCTTTACTCAGTCGTGAACAATATCTTTAGTCTACAAATCCACTGAGCGAAAGGAGTGATATATATCACCGCGATCGAAAGATATTAATCAATCTTTCAACGTAGTGAAGCGTTTTGCACATCTTTACTATTTATCCAGGAGACCAAAAGGAGACCAGCTTTATAAGGAACTTGTTCCTGCGACAGATCTTTTTCCCAAACCCATCTTGTCCAAGTTTCTACGTCACTCAGAATGCAAGCTTCAATATGAAGGAGACTACTTCAGAAGTAAAACTGACAAAAAAGATTGCTGATTCTTTTTATCACTTTGTATTCCATTCTCCTAAATGTCTTTTTTTCTACAGGGTGATTCCAGAGGAAGGTCCCGCTTCAAAGAACGCTAGCGGCGTTAAGAAGCTGGCCTTCTGCACCGGCCGCGTGTACTACGATCTGATTAAGGAGCGCCGTGAGAAGGGACTCGAAAACGACATTGCTATCTGCAGGTAAATATATTTGCaccacaaataaataaataaatattatagggacattcttacacaaattgactaagtcccacggtaagctaaagaaggcttgtgttgtgggtactcagaaaacgatatatatataagatacagatacttaaatacatagaaaacatccatgactcagaaacaaatgtccttaccgggattcgaacccaggaccatcaaACAAGACAAACAAATAAGACAGACTCTCTAGTTTTAAAGCGTTCATGAAGACAACGAGATCACCACACAAGCCTAAGCACTAGGCCATCGTTACCGCTACTCATGTAACTGTTAGTGATTAAAAATGGAGACCTAGGTTATCCGAAAAACCGTAAAATTTAGAGTCAATCCATTTCAAGACTATGCGATATTGAATAAACACGCGTTAAAATCGTGTTTCGCGTTACATTTTCGTGGAATTACCTACTAATTTACAGGCCTAATAGAGCCGACAATaaaggtggtattccatctgttattaataatatctttgtccaatgtgtattgcgcctc
The sequence above is drawn from the Cydia fagiglandana chromosome 7, ilCydFagi1.1, whole genome shotgun sequence genome and encodes:
- the LOC134666091 gene encoding 2-oxoglutarate dehydrogenase complex component E1 isoform X2; the protein is MHRARVVFNISNKVGNTERFASWLLNKPQTAAVTVNANRLKSSTAAEPFLNGSSSAYVETMYNSWLSDPNSVHASWDAFFRNATAGAAPGAAYTSPPNLAPYNKNEMPLSALVPASGGMPSISAGSPINEKIIDDHLAVQAIIRSYQSRGHLVAHLDPLGISTGDPVESTEWHGGLRGFASEAVVRQHVRFDEADMDRVFKLPSTTFIGEKEKALPLREILYRLEQAYCNNIGIEFMFINSLEQCNWIRQRMEPPDVTKMSNDQKRLILARLTRSAGFENFLAKKWSSEKRFGLEGCEILIPAMKQVIDVSTKLGVESIIMGMPHRGRLNVLANVCRKPLHQLFTQFAGLEAEDDGSGDVKYHLGTYIERLNRVTNKNIRLAVCANPSHLEAVDPVVQGKTRAEQFYRGDNEGKKVMSILLHGDAAFAGQGVVFETMHLSDLPAYTTHGTVHIVANNQIGFTTDPRHSRSSAYCTDVARVVNAPIFHVNGDNPEAVMHVCNVAAEWRATFHKDVVIDIVSYRRNGHNEVDEPMFTQPLMYQKIRNTKPVLDKYAAQLIAEGVVTAEEVKDVRDKYEKICEDAYNQAKQETHIKYKDWLDSPWSGFFEGKDPLKMSPTGVVEETLVHIGKRFSAPPPNAAEFEIHKGLLRILKSRMEMVENRTVDWALAEAMAFGSLLKEGIHVRLSGEDVERGTFSHRHHVLHHQKVDKATYCPLAHLYPDQAPYTVCNSSLSEYGVLGFEVGYSVTNPNALVLWEAQFGDFNNVAQCIIDQFISSGQAKWVRQSGIVLLQPHGMEGMGPEHSSARLERFLQMSSDDPDYMPPESNDYEVRQLHDCNWIVANCSTPASLFHILRRQIALPFRKPLIIMTPKSLLRHPECKSSFDDMKEGTSFRRVIPEEGPASKNASGVKKLAFCTGRVYYDLIKERREKGLENDIAICRLEQISPFPYDLIKAEAAKYCNAQLVWSQEEHKNMGSWSYIEPRFRTLLQNQRTIRRKSGGSWLGQLFGRAPPPTGDDTETVPRTIR
- the LOC134666091 gene encoding 2-oxoglutarate dehydrogenase complex component E1 isoform X3: MHRARVVFNISNKVGNTERFASWLLNKPQTAAVTVNANRLKSSTAAEPFLNGSSSAYVETMYNSWLSDPNSVHASWDAFFRNATAGAAPGAAYTSPPNLAPYNKNEMPLSALVPASGGMPSISAGSPINEKIIDDHLAVQAIIRSYQARGHLAADMDPLGITTANLPALGTRALGSELIMRKYFNFDEADMDRVFKLPSTTFIGEKEKALPLREILYRLEQAYCNNIGIEFMFINSLEQCNWIRQRMEPPDVTKMSNDQKRLILARLTRSAGFENFLAKKWSSEKRFGLEGCEILIPAMKQVIDVSTKLGVESIIMGMPHRGRLNVLANVCRKPLHQLFTQFAGLEAEDDGSGDVKYHLGTYIERLNRVTNKNIRLAVCANPSHLEAVDPVVQGKTRAEQFYRGDNEGKKVMSILLHGDAAFAGQGVVFETMHLSDLPAYTTHGTVHIVANNQIGFTTDPRHSRSSAYCTDVARVVNAPIFHVNGDNPEAVMHVCNVAAEWRATFHKDVVIDIVSYRRNGHNEVDEPMFTQPLMYQKIRNTKPVLDKYAAQLIAEGVVTAEEVKDVRDKYEKICEDAYNQAKQETHIKYKDWLDSPWSGFFEGKDPLKMSPTGVVEETLVHIGKRFSAPPPNAAEFEIHKGLLRILKSRMEMVENRTVDWALAEAMAFGSLLKEGIHVRLSGEDVERGTFSHRHHVLHHQKVDKATYCPLAHLYPDQAPYTVCNSSLSEYGVLGFEVGYSVTNPNALVLWEAQFGDFNNVAQCIIDQFISSGQAKWVRQSGIVLLQPHGMEGMGPEHSSARLERFLQMSSDDPDYMPPESNDYEVRQLHDCNWIVANCSTPASLFHILRRQIALPFRKPLIIMTPKSLLRHPECKSSFDDMKEGTSFRRVIPEEGPASKNASGVKKLAFCTGRVYYDLIKERREKGLENDIAICRLEQISPFPYDLIKAEAAKYCNAQLVWSQEEHKNMGSWSYIEPRFRTLLQNQRTISYNGRPTAASPATGSKAAHNKELKSLLNEFCEL